Proteins from a single region of Paenibacillus sp. BIHB 4019:
- a CDS encoding MinD/ParA family protein, protein MNDQAEALRHMVKASSSEGGKRETRIIAVTSGKGGVGKSNFSLNFALMLQKLGQKVLVFDVDIGMANIDILMGVRSSYHLYHLFKQDKTIWDVVQEGPEGLHFIAGGSGIKDLLELSEKELTLFTEQVSKLQGLYDVIVFDTGAGLSKETARFIAAAQETIVVTTPEPTSITDAYALIKMVKAMGIHPNFRLIVNRADSKREGRLTADKINLAAERFLEASLPFLGLVPDDAHVGKAVKRQIPFTIAYPSSEASKAMHEIAVRFLEIKRPESDAKNGVKGFLHKLFKLTR, encoded by the coding sequence ATGAATGATCAAGCCGAAGCGCTGCGACATATGGTAAAGGCAAGCAGCAGCGAAGGCGGCAAGCGCGAAACGCGCATTATCGCTGTCACCAGCGGCAAGGGCGGCGTTGGGAAGTCCAACTTTAGTCTCAATTTTGCGCTGATGCTTCAGAAGCTTGGTCAGAAGGTTCTCGTTTTTGATGTTGATATTGGCATGGCGAACATCGATATATTGATGGGCGTGCGCTCCTCCTACCATTTATACCATTTGTTCAAGCAGGACAAAACGATCTGGGATGTCGTTCAGGAAGGGCCTGAAGGATTGCATTTTATTGCAGGCGGATCAGGAATTAAAGATTTGCTGGAGCTGTCAGAGAAAGAGCTGACCTTGTTCACAGAGCAGGTTTCAAAGCTTCAAGGGCTGTACGATGTCATCGTATTTGATACTGGAGCAGGACTTTCCAAGGAGACGGCGAGATTTATCGCCGCAGCGCAGGAAACGATCGTTGTAACGACGCCTGAGCCGACCTCTATAACCGATGCATATGCCTTAATTAAAATGGTAAAAGCAATGGGCATTCATCCGAATTTCAGACTTATCGTTAATCGGGCAGACAGCAAGCGGGAAGGCCGATTGACAGCAGATAAAATCAATTTGGCTGCCGAGCGCTTCCTAGAAGCCTCCTTGCCATTTCTCGGGCTCGTACCCGATGATGCTCATGTAGGCAAGGCGGTAAAACGCCAAATTCCCTTCACCATTGCTTATCCGAGCAGTGAAGCATCGAAAGCTATGCATGAAATTGCAGTTCGTTTTCTAGAAATAAAGAGGCCGGAATCTGATGCTAAAAACGGTGTAAAGGGATTTTTGCATAAATTATTCAAGCTAACGAGATAG
- a CDS encoding FapA family protein, with amino-acid sequence MEGQSLDTIMSVQISADKMSAFLTFKRLTDDFECSVEQLEQFVQSSGVSVGVVPGVLQSICNNPLAFYKEQTLIAEGKPAEVGKDGFVQFIYDMKSKERRPAENEDGTVDFKEMTQLKNVTRGQLIAELVEPVAGEPGMTVTGNEVASKEGKAARFKIGKNVVLNNEQTAMYAALDGLITMTDKDKINVFPIYEVNGDVDYKIGNIDFVGTVVIRGNVLSGFRVKSAGDIRIIGGVEGADLDAEGSIEISGGIMAGNKGFVKAGKNVKCSFIQDGNVIAGDDVLVSQSIMHSNVRAGKNVICSGAKGLIVGGTIQAGERVKARTIGNTMSTATVVEVGVKPEHRSELLELRTKLKQHNESMDKADKALVILDQLAAIGQLTDDKMAMRIKLSATKRQSLTEVEQFRERILDIERTLEDSEQAGVDVNNIIYGGIKIVIGRYTKYIKDPLQRVSFQYLDGDISQVSYRS; translated from the coding sequence ATGGAAGGTCAATCATTAGATACCATTATGAGCGTTCAAATATCCGCAGATAAGATGTCAGCCTTTTTGACATTCAAACGTTTGACGGATGATTTTGAATGCTCTGTCGAACAATTAGAGCAGTTTGTGCAAAGTAGCGGAGTGAGCGTTGGTGTTGTGCCCGGCGTCCTTCAAAGCATTTGTAACAATCCGCTCGCTTTTTATAAAGAGCAAACTTTAATTGCTGAAGGAAAGCCTGCTGAAGTTGGCAAGGACGGCTTTGTTCAATTTATTTACGATATGAAAAGCAAAGAGCGGCGCCCGGCCGAAAATGAAGATGGCACTGTAGATTTCAAAGAAATGACGCAGTTGAAAAATGTGACGCGCGGCCAGCTGATTGCTGAACTGGTCGAACCCGTTGCTGGCGAACCGGGCATGACGGTAACCGGGAATGAGGTTGCTTCGAAAGAAGGCAAGGCGGCGCGTTTTAAAATAGGAAAAAATGTCGTGCTGAACAATGAGCAAACCGCCATGTATGCGGCATTGGATGGACTCATTACGATGACGGATAAGGATAAAATCAATGTATTTCCTATTTACGAAGTGAATGGCGACGTAGATTATAAAATAGGAAATATTGATTTTGTCGGTACCGTAGTCATCAGAGGGAATGTGCTTAGCGGCTTTCGCGTCAAATCTGCCGGGGATATTCGCATCATTGGCGGAGTTGAGGGCGCCGATTTGGACGCAGAAGGCTCTATTGAAATATCAGGCGGCATTATGGCTGGCAATAAAGGTTTTGTCAAAGCCGGAAAAAATGTGAAATGCTCCTTTATCCAGGATGGCAACGTTATTGCCGGCGATGATGTGCTCGTATCGCAAAGCATTATGCATTCGAATGTTCGCGCTGGTAAAAACGTCATTTGCTCAGGGGCCAAGGGGCTGATCGTTGGCGGGACTATTCAAGCGGGCGAGCGGGTTAAAGCTCGTACAATCGGCAATACGATGTCTACGGCAACAGTAGTTGAAGTAGGTGTAAAACCGGAGCATCGCTCGGAGCTGCTGGAATTGCGCACAAAACTCAAGCAGCACAACGAGAGCATGGATAAGGCGGATAAAGCGCTTGTGATTTTGGATCAATTGGCTGCAATTGGGCAGCTAACAGATGATAAAATGGCGATGCGCATTAAGCTAAGCGCGACCAAACGGCAGTCGCTGACAGAGGTTGAGCAGTTCCGTGAACGGATTTTGGATATTGAACGCACGCTTGAAGATAGCGAGCAAGCCGGGGTTGACGTCAATAACATTATTTATGGCGGAATCAAAATTGTAATTGGCCGATATACGAAATATATTAAAGACCCGCTGCAGCGTGTTTCCTTTCAGTATTTAGATGGAGATATTTCACAGGTGAGTTACCGTTCGTAA
- a CDS encoding chemotaxis protein CheW translates to MGEELKVIVFALADEEYGIEVDKVRTIERMSPITRVPKTAAFIKGVMNLRGVVVPVVDLRGRFGLPEQEPTDNSRIIVVAVDDLEVGFIVDSANDVIDIDTDNIDSPPEIVGGVKAKYLHGIAKLGDSRLLIMLNLVEVLNKNEIEQLMQLEG, encoded by the coding sequence ATGGGAGAAGAATTGAAGGTCATTGTTTTTGCGCTAGCTGATGAGGAATACGGTATTGAAGTAGATAAAGTTAGAACAATAGAGCGGATGTCACCGATTACCCGCGTGCCTAAAACAGCCGCTTTTATTAAAGGCGTTATGAATTTGCGCGGTGTTGTCGTGCCGGTTGTCGATCTTCGTGGGCGTTTTGGCCTACCTGAGCAGGAACCGACAGATAATTCGCGAATTATAGTAGTAGCGGTAGATGATCTTGAAGTAGGATTTATTGTCGATTCCGCGAATGATGTCATAGATATCGATACGGACAACATCGATTCTCCACCTGAAATCGTAGGCGGCGTTAAAGCCAAGTACTTGCACGGTATTGCCAAGCTCGGGGACAGCAGGCTGCTTATTATGCTAAATCTAGTTGAGGTGCTGAATAAAAACGAGATCGAACAGCTCATGCAACTGGAGGGATAG
- the cheB gene encoding chemotaxis-specific protein-glutamate methyltransferase CheB — MAPYRVLIVDDSAFMRKIFSDLILKDSMFSIIATATNGAEAVKAVEKWKPDVVTLDLEMPEMNGLEALQKIMKQNPTPVIMLSGISEDNTRDTIKALQFGAFDFIRKPSGIATNDIIQVGEQLIEKLKTAVLARKPSFIEEKMDPPVKVKALDIKKPLITEATTNAASRLAAPSMAKKKPEITPPIKPPSMNKKPEQPAAVKAVAPSSTYKPTAPPIIASKKTEAPAPPKKELPKSTSFQHIVAIGASTGGPRALHTVISALPGDLGAPVLVVQHMPPKFTKSLAQRLDSFSALHVVEAAQGDRVHPGVVYVAPGGYHLELGKDSSGYYIHLTEQPQRNGHRPSVDVMYESLVPFKELKRHAVILTGMGSDGTKGLKQLVESGAVTSIGEAEETCIVYGMPRSAYESGAVKTVLPLQQIAARIESCVLK, encoded by the coding sequence ATGGCTCCTTATCGTGTACTCATTGTAGATGATTCTGCATTTATGAGAAAAATTTTTAGTGACTTAATTTTAAAGGATTCAATGTTTTCAATAATAGCGACTGCAACCAATGGGGCCGAAGCTGTAAAAGCGGTGGAGAAATGGAAGCCCGATGTTGTAACGCTCGATCTGGAAATGCCTGAAATGAATGGACTTGAGGCTTTGCAAAAGATTATGAAACAAAATCCGACGCCTGTCATTATGCTGTCTGGCATTAGTGAGGATAACACGAGGGATACGATCAAAGCATTGCAGTTTGGAGCATTTGACTTTATACGCAAGCCGTCAGGCATTGCAACGAATGATATTATCCAAGTTGGCGAGCAATTGATAGAGAAGCTAAAAACAGCTGTACTGGCGAGGAAGCCTTCATTCATTGAGGAGAAGATGGACCCGCCGGTAAAAGTGAAGGCGCTAGATATTAAAAAGCCTCTAATAACCGAAGCAACAACAAATGCAGCGTCACGGCTTGCTGCACCTTCTATGGCGAAGAAGAAACCGGAAATTACGCCACCAATAAAGCCGCCTAGCATGAACAAAAAGCCGGAACAACCAGCGGCAGTCAAAGCGGTGGCGCCTTCCTCTACATATAAGCCAACTGCTCCGCCGATTATAGCGAGCAAAAAAACGGAAGCTCCCGCTCCGCCAAAAAAAGAGCTGCCGAAGTCTACGTCGTTTCAGCATATTGTTGCAATTGGAGCTTCAACGGGAGGGCCGCGTGCCTTGCATACGGTCATTAGCGCTTTGCCTGGCGATCTTGGCGCACCTGTCCTGGTTGTCCAGCATATGCCGCCGAAATTTACGAAATCGCTCGCTCAGCGCCTTGACAGCTTCAGTGCGCTGCATGTCGTTGAAGCGGCTCAAGGCGACCGGGTTCATCCCGGCGTTGTCTATGTTGCTCCCGGAGGCTATCATCTAGAGCTTGGCAAAGATAGTTCCGGTTATTATATTCATTTAACAGAGCAGCCGCAGCGCAATGGGCATCGTCCATCGGTAGATGTGATGTATGAATCATTAGTTCCTTTCAAGGAGCTGAAGCGTCACGCGGTCATCCTGACCGGAATGGGCAGCGATGGTACGAAAGGTCTTAAACAGCTTGTTGAGAGCGGTGCAGTAACTTCTATAGGCGAGGCGGAGGAAACTTGCATCGTTTACGGCATGCCGCGCAGCGCCTACGAAAGCGGGGCAGTCAAGACCGTGCTCCCGCTGCAGCAAATCGCTGCACGTATTGAAAGCTGTGTACTTAAATAA
- a CDS encoding chemotaxis protein CheA has protein sequence MDMNAYLSMFIDESNDHLQTLNENLLRLEGEPEDLSIVQNIFRSAHTLKGMSATMGYEDLAALTHEMENVLDLVRNSKLKMDSFIFDTLFKGLDALEAMVQDIVNGGTGKADVTSIVAALQSIFSGEHKLSVPDQKAAAEGDSSNVDKPILLLDEYQTSVIKQSIDSGHQAYHIHVTIREDCLLKAVRAYMVFNLLEAHGEIVKSEPSVQDLEQEKFDRSFTVFTITQTKLEELHTQIMNVSEVETAVITLLDEESLHLLSTPTANQQAEAEVKKAKEEVAAAIAVVEKKEEAAKAPAAVAPRKDSPAQAAPAAVNRTIRVDIDRLDTLMNLFSELLIDRVRLEQLSSEIKRNDLTETVEHMTRVSTDLQNIVLKLRMVPVDSVFNRFPRMIRDLAKSLDKKIDLVITGADTELDRTVIDEIGDPLVHLLRNSVDHGIETVEERIAAGKSEVGTIFLRAYHSGNHVFIEVEEDGRGINQERVLKTAIKNGVVTEDEAKKLSSDEINMLIFAAGFSTAEKISDISGRGVGLDVVRSKITSLGGNVTIDSAFGRGTKFSVQLPLTLSIISAMLIKLGSEKYAIPLSSIVETSIIRRSQILNVHGNLMIEFRNTVIPLVSLSRVLETPDFNDSAEEETEIVVVRKGEKWAAVTVDEFIGQNEIVLKTLGKYLTNIEAISGATILGDGQVALIIDPNALIK, from the coding sequence ATGGATATGAATGCCTATCTGTCGATGTTCATCGACGAATCTAACGACCATCTTCAAACCTTGAATGAAAACTTATTGCGACTGGAAGGCGAGCCGGAAGATCTATCAATTGTTCAAAATATATTCCGCTCCGCTCATACTTTGAAGGGCATGTCGGCTACGATGGGATATGAGGATCTGGCTGCCTTGACACATGAAATGGAAAATGTGCTTGATCTTGTTCGCAATAGCAAGCTCAAGATGGACAGCTTTATATTTGATACGCTTTTCAAGGGTCTTGATGCGCTGGAGGCGATGGTGCAGGATATCGTTAACGGTGGTACTGGTAAAGCGGATGTGACATCAATTGTGGCCGCCTTGCAGTCGATTTTTAGCGGAGAGCATAAACTATCGGTGCCGGATCAAAAGGCTGCAGCGGAGGGCGATTCTTCCAATGTGGACAAGCCTATTTTGCTGCTGGATGAGTACCAGACTTCGGTGATTAAGCAATCCATTGATAGCGGACATCAGGCTTATCATATTCATGTTACGATTCGCGAGGACTGTTTGCTGAAAGCAGTTCGTGCCTATATGGTATTCAATCTGCTGGAAGCACACGGAGAGATTGTGAAATCGGAGCCTTCTGTGCAGGATTTGGAACAGGAAAAATTCGATCGTTCCTTTACGGTATTTACCATTACACAGACGAAGCTGGAAGAACTGCATACGCAAATTATGAATGTATCCGAAGTGGAGACGGCAGTTATAACTTTGCTGGATGAGGAATCGCTGCATCTGCTAAGCACGCCAACAGCGAATCAGCAAGCTGAGGCTGAAGTGAAGAAAGCGAAGGAAGAGGTTGCAGCAGCTATAGCAGTCGTCGAGAAAAAAGAAGAGGCAGCCAAGGCTCCCGCTGCGGTTGCGCCTCGTAAAGACTCGCCAGCTCAAGCTGCTCCAGCAGCGGTTAATCGGACGATTCGCGTTGATATCGACCGTCTGGATACGCTGATGAATCTGTTCAGTGAGCTGCTCATTGATCGCGTGCGACTAGAACAGCTATCAAGCGAAATTAAACGCAATGACTTGACTGAGACTGTCGAGCATATGACGCGTGTCAGCACAGATTTGCAAAATATCGTACTCAAGCTGCGCATGGTTCCCGTCGATTCGGTATTCAACCGTTTTCCTCGCATGATTCGCGATTTGGCGAAGTCGCTTGATAAAAAAATCGATTTGGTCATTACTGGGGCGGATACAGAGCTTGACCGTACCGTCATTGATGAAATTGGCGACCCGCTCGTTCATTTGCTGCGCAACTCAGTCGATCATGGCATCGAGACGGTGGAAGAACGTATTGCCGCAGGCAAGTCAGAAGTAGGTACCATTTTCCTGCGTGCATATCACAGCGGCAACCATGTGTTCATCGAGGTGGAAGAGGATGGACGCGGCATTAACCAGGAGCGGGTGCTGAAGACGGCGATCAAAAACGGCGTCGTTACTGAAGATGAGGCGAAAAAGCTGTCGAGCGACGAAATCAATATGCTGATTTTTGCAGCAGGCTTTAGTACAGCTGAGAAAATTTCGGATATTTCTGGACGCGGTGTAGGACTGGACGTTGTACGTTCCAAAATTACGTCGCTTGGCGGAAATGTGACCATTGACTCGGCGTTTGGCAGAGGAACAAAATTCTCGGTACAGCTTCCGCTGACGCTGTCGATTATTTCGGCGATGCTGATCAAGCTGGGCTCGGAAAAATATGCGATTCCACTGTCCTCCATTGTCGAGACCAGCATTATCCGCAGATCGCAAATTTTGAACGTTCATGGCAATTTAATGATTGAATTCCGCAATACCGTTATTCCTCTTGTATCGCTGAGCCGTGTGCTTGAGACGCCTGACTTCAATGATAGCGCCGAGGAAGAAACCGAAATTGTAGTGGTGCGCAAGGGAGAAAAATGGGCGGCAGTCACCGTCGATGAGTTTATCGGCCAAAACGAGATCGTGCTCAAAACGCTTGGCAAATATTTGACCAATATCGAGGCGATTTCTGGAGCTACGATTTTAGGTGACGGCCAGGTCGCATTAATTATTGATCCTAACGCATTAATCAAATAG
- the pyrH gene encoding UMP kinase, with the protein MEKPVFKRIVLKVSGESLAGNNGYGIEASTIASIAEQVKEVVAFGVEVAIVVGGGNIWRGIAGTAKGIDRATADYMGMLATVMNSLALQDALEQIEVPTRVQSSIAMQQIAEPYIRRRAIRHLEKGRVVIFAAGTGNPFFSTDTTAALRAAEIEAEVILMAKNKVDGVYSADPFKDPTAVKFEELTYMEVLNKNLGVMDATASSLCMDNNIPLVVFAITEQDNIKRVVLGEKIGTIVRGSAK; encoded by the coding sequence TTGGAAAAACCCGTGTTTAAACGTATAGTATTAAAAGTTAGCGGCGAATCGTTGGCAGGAAATAACGGCTACGGTATTGAGGCTTCGACAATTGCTTCTATTGCTGAGCAAGTAAAGGAAGTTGTAGCATTCGGTGTTGAAGTTGCCATTGTTGTAGGCGGCGGTAATATTTGGCGCGGAATTGCAGGAACTGCTAAAGGGATTGATCGCGCAACGGCGGATTACATGGGTATGCTGGCTACAGTTATGAATTCTCTTGCTCTACAGGATGCATTGGAACAAATTGAAGTGCCAACCCGCGTACAATCCTCGATTGCTATGCAGCAAATCGCTGAGCCGTACATTAGACGTCGTGCTATTCGCCACCTGGAGAAAGGCCGCGTCGTTATTTTTGCTGCTGGCACAGGCAATCCGTTCTTCTCAACAGATACGACAGCTGCTTTGCGTGCTGCTGAGATTGAAGCAGAAGTCATTTTGATGGCTAAAAACAAAGTGGATGGCGTATACTCTGCTGATCCATTCAAAGATCCAACTGCAGTTAAGTTCGAAGAGCTTACTTATATGGAAGTATTAAATAAAAATCTTGGTGTTATGGATGCGACAGCATCTTCGCTATGCATGGACAACAATATTCCGCTCGTTGTATTTGCAATTACAGAGCAGGATAATATTAAGCGGGTCGTGCTGGGCGAGAAAATTGGCACCATTGTGAGAGGAAGTGCGAAATAA
- the rpsB gene encoding 30S ribosomal protein S2 — MAVISMKQLLEAGVHFGHQTRRWNPKMDRYIFTERNGIYIIDLQKTVKKVDEAYNFVRSIAAEGGTMLFVGTKKQAQDSVKEEAERCGNFYINQRWLGGTLTNFQTIQKRIDRLKTLEKWEEDGTFEVLPKKEVIILRKEKDRLEKFLGGIKGMKSLPSALFIIDPRKERIAVAEARKLGIPIVGIVDTNCDPDEIDYVIPGNDDAIRAVKLLTSKMADAIVEANQGEQTTA; from the coding sequence ATGGCGGTTATTTCCATGAAACAGCTACTTGAAGCTGGGGTACACTTCGGTCATCAGACTCGTCGTTGGAACCCGAAGATGGATCGTTATATCTTCACTGAAAGAAACGGAATTTACATTATCGATTTGCAAAAAACAGTTAAAAAAGTTGACGAGGCTTATAACTTCGTTCGCTCGATCGCTGCAGAGGGCGGCACTATGCTGTTCGTCGGCACGAAGAAGCAAGCTCAAGATTCCGTTAAGGAAGAAGCTGAGCGTTGCGGCAACTTCTACATCAACCAACGTTGGCTCGGCGGTACGCTGACTAACTTCCAAACGATTCAAAAACGTATCGACCGTTTGAAAACTTTGGAGAAATGGGAAGAGGACGGCACTTTCGAAGTTCTTCCTAAGAAAGAAGTTATTATTCTTCGCAAAGAAAAAGACCGTTTGGAAAAATTCCTTGGCGGCATCAAAGGCATGAAATCGTTGCCTAGCGCTTTGTTCATCATCGATCCTCGCAAAGAGCGTATCGCTGTTGCTGAAGCACGCAAACTTGGAATTCCTATCGTAGGTATCGTTGATACAAACTGCGATCCAGACGAAATTGACTATGTCATTCCTGGTAATGATGATGCAATTCGTGCGGTTAAATTGCTTACGTCCAAGATGGCTGATGCAATTGTTGAAGCTAACCAAGGTGAGCAAACAACTGCTTAA
- a CDS encoding chemotaxis protein CheC, protein MAQFSKFEAFELDVLKEVGNIGAGNAATALSRLLNKPVDMGVPKVSLLPFEEIADRVGGMEQVVIAVFLRVEGEAPGNMFFIIQEDAAKRLLTQLLSLPHDDENGYSEMELSALCEIGNILTGSYLSSLADFTHLAMAPSVPSVALDMAGAILSYGLLQYGEMGDSALLIETTFLEDCQDLEGHFFLIPDPESFTKIFRALGVNVE, encoded by the coding sequence GTGGCACAGTTCAGCAAGTTTGAAGCTTTTGAGCTTGACGTACTAAAGGAAGTCGGCAATATAGGCGCGGGCAATGCAGCTACTGCATTGTCTCGTCTTCTTAACAAGCCAGTCGATATGGGTGTTCCGAAGGTCAGCCTGCTGCCCTTCGAAGAAATTGCCGATCGCGTAGGCGGCATGGAGCAGGTCGTCATCGCGGTGTTTTTAAGAGTGGAAGGCGAAGCGCCGGGCAATATGTTTTTTATCATTCAGGAGGACGCAGCGAAGCGCTTGCTGACTCAGCTGCTGTCATTGCCTCATGATGATGAGAACGGCTATTCCGAAATGGAGCTGTCGGCTTTATGCGAAATCGGAAATATTTTGACCGGCTCATATTTGTCTTCGTTGGCTGATTTTACCCATTTGGCGATGGCTCCATCGGTTCCATCCGTTGCACTGGACATGGCGGGAGCTATTTTAAGCTATGGTTTGCTGCAATATGGCGAGATGGGCGATTCCGCGCTGTTGATTGAGACGACATTTCTTGAAGACTGCCAAGACCTGGAAGGCCATTTTTTCCTAATACCCGACCCTGAATCATTCACAAAAATTTTCCGCGCTCTGGGAGTAAATGTCGAATGA
- the tsf gene encoding translation elongation factor Ts, whose translation MAVSASAVKELRERTGAGMLDCKKALDHTDNDITKAIEFLREKGLAAAANKAGRIATEGVVESYIHAGGRIGVLVEVNCETDFVAKTDQFREFARDIAMQIAAANPKFVRREEVPGDELEKEREILRAQALNEGKPEKIVDKMVEGRISKYYEEYCLLEQTFIKNPDQTISELLNEKINKIGENISIRRFVRYELGEGLEKKVDNFVEEVMSQAKL comes from the coding sequence ATGGCAGTTAGTGCGAGCGCAGTAAAAGAACTTCGCGAAAGAACAGGAGCAGGAATGCTCGATTGTAAAAAAGCTTTGGATCATACAGACAACGATATCACGAAAGCGATTGAATTCCTTCGTGAGAAAGGCCTTGCTGCTGCAGCTAACAAAGCTGGTCGTATCGCAACAGAAGGCGTTGTTGAATCCTACATTCACGCTGGCGGCCGTATTGGCGTTCTAGTTGAAGTTAACTGTGAAACAGACTTCGTTGCTAAAACAGACCAATTCCGTGAGTTTGCAAGAGATATCGCGATGCAAATCGCTGCTGCAAACCCTAAATTCGTTCGCCGCGAAGAAGTTCCTGGCGATGAGCTTGAAAAAGAACGCGAAATTTTGCGTGCACAAGCACTTAACGAAGGCAAGCCTGAAAAAATCGTTGATAAAATGGTTGAAGGCCGTATTTCCAAATACTATGAAGAATATTGCTTGCTTGAGCAAACGTTCATCAAAAACCCAGACCAAACGATTTCCGAGCTTCTTAACGAGAAAATCAACAAAATTGGTGAAAACATTTCAATCCGTCGTTTCGTTCGTTATGAGCTGGGCGAAGGTCTTGAGAAAAAAGTTGATAACTTCGTAGAAGAAGTTATGTCGCAAGCTAAACTGTAA
- a CDS encoding FliA/WhiG family RNA polymerase sigma factor, which produces MIASLNIPMWQAWKEEGDIEAKKRLIEQYLPLVDYVTNRMAIGLPKNVSKDDLASNGVMGLIDAIEKFDYCRGLQFETYASWRIRGAIIDGLRQGDWVPRSVREKAKKVEEAYQKLEQQYLRSVSDAEISNYLNITEKEFTTMLQEIAVTTVCSLEDPLREEESETRLSLLVDERAKNPDHKVHEVYLKDSLVNGIEKLTEKERIVVSLFYYEELSLSEIADVMSLSPSRISQLHSKAILRLRGALSKHKDQLMQY; this is translated from the coding sequence ATGATTGCTTCTTTAAACATTCCGATGTGGCAAGCTTGGAAAGAAGAAGGGGATATTGAAGCGAAGAAGCGGCTTATTGAGCAATATTTGCCGCTTGTTGATTATGTGACCAATCGTATGGCTATTGGCCTGCCTAAAAACGTATCCAAGGATGACCTTGCCAGCAATGGCGTAATGGGGTTAATTGATGCAATAGAGAAGTTTGACTATTGCCGGGGACTGCAGTTTGAGACCTATGCATCCTGGCGCATTCGCGGCGCAATTATTGATGGTCTCCGTCAAGGAGACTGGGTTCCGCGGTCCGTGAGAGAGAAAGCGAAAAAAGTGGAAGAGGCTTATCAAAAGCTGGAACAACAGTATTTACGCTCGGTTTCCGATGCTGAAATTAGCAATTACCTGAACATAACGGAAAAGGAGTTTACAACGATGCTTCAAGAGATTGCGGTAACGACTGTATGTTCGCTTGAGGATCCTCTTCGCGAGGAAGAATCGGAAACAAGACTTTCGCTGCTCGTGGATGAACGGGCAAAAAATCCTGACCATAAAGTCCATGAAGTATATTTGAAAGATTCATTGGTTAATGGAATAGAGAAGCTGACGGAGAAGGAACGTATCGTCGTTTCCCTTTTTTATTATGAAGAGCTGTCTTTAAGTGAGATTGCAGACGTCATGTCGCTCTCGCCGTCACGAATTTCCCAGCTCCATTCCAAAGCTATTTTACGTCTTAGAGGAGCTTTATCCAAGCATAAAGATCAACTAATGCAGTACTAG
- a CDS encoding chemotaxis protein CheD: MIQQNLIKVGMADLNIATEGSVLKTTGLGSCVGLTLYDPVNKVAGMAHVMLPSSEIAREATINLAKYADTAIPELVERMKHVGAQQNRLVAKMAGGAQMFAFSGQSDSMRIGPRNVESCLEIVNKFKIPVFAQDTGGNYGRTIEFDSGSGLLLIRSVQLGIKEI; the protein is encoded by the coding sequence ATGATACAGCAAAATTTGATTAAGGTTGGAATGGCTGATTTAAATATTGCAACTGAGGGTTCCGTCCTCAAAACAACAGGGCTTGGTTCTTGTGTAGGACTTACGCTTTATGATCCGGTTAATAAAGTAGCCGGAATGGCCCATGTTATGCTGCCTTCCTCTGAAATTGCAAGAGAGGCAACGATTAACTTGGCGAAATATGCGGATACGGCCATTCCTGAGCTTGTTGAACGGATGAAGCATGTGGGCGCACAGCAAAATCGCCTTGTAGCGAAAATGGCTGGCGGCGCTCAAATGTTCGCCTTTTCAGGGCAGTCGGACTCTATGCGCATTGGTCCGCGAAATGTCGAATCTTGCCTTGAGATCGTCAACAAGTTCAAAATTCCTGTGTTTGCACAGGATACGGGCGGCAACTATGGCCGCACCATTGAGTTCGACAGCGGAAGCGGTCTGTTACTCATTCGCAGCGTACAGCTTGGAATAAAGGAGATTTGA